ATCGCATGATAGTCAGGAGAATATTTTGGAGCAGCGGTCTCACTATGTTCAAGTCCCGTGGCTATATACTGGCCGCCCGGATGACCTGGAAGAGACACTGCTGATATGCCCGAATCAGTAACTTCGTAGCGTTTAAACTCTCCATTACCAGAGTATACTTCTCTGTTTATAATATTCAACTTTGCAAGGTCAGGCCTTTTTATCTTCTCTGTCCTGAATGCAAGAGAACCATCACTCAGGATGATAACCGGCATCTGATATTTCTCCGCCAGATTAAAGGCATCTACCGTCAAATAAAAACAATCCTCAATAGTCGCAGTAGCAAGGACTATACGTGGAAAGTCGCCATGACCTCCTCGTGCGGCAAGGAACAGGTCCGATTGCTCGCTCTTTGTTGGAAGTCCTGTTGAAGGACCACCCCTCTGAACATCAGCAATAACCAGAGGAAGTTCTGCCATACTTGCAAAACCGAGAAGTTCAGTCATTAGATCAAGACCCGGACCAGATGTCCCTGTCATCGCCTTGGCGCCGGCATATGATGCCCCAATGACATGACCAAGTGATGCGATCTCATCCTCTGCCTGCACAACTACGCCGTTAGTCTTTGGCAAATGTTTAGCAAGCCAGATTGCAATTTCTGTAGCAGGGGTAATCGGATAACATGAAAAAAACTCACACCCCGCAACAAGCGCACCAAGCCCTATGGCCTCATTACCCGAGAGCAAAATTGCATCACCTTCAGGTTTCTTGGGGTGAACAGTGAATTTATCCGTTTTCTTGATATTTGATCTTACATACTCTGCCCCTGCCTCAAGGGCCTTCAGATTAATGTTTACAATTTCTTCGCCTTTCTTCCTGAACTTGTTTCGGACAAGCTCAACAAGACTATCCATTGGAAACGAAAAAAGCTGAACCACTGCGCCAAGCGCAACCATATTTTTTGAAATGGGACTGGCAAGATCAACCTTACTGATCTTTGTCATTGGAATAGCATATTGTACAACCCCCTCAACTGGCTTTGGATCAATACCCCCGTCTGGACCG
This sequence is a window from Nitrospirota bacterium. Protein-coding genes within it:
- a CDS encoding 2-oxoacid:acceptor oxidoreductase subunit alpha, with the protein product MGKDIIIRVGGEGGEGVISAGDMLAKASARAGLEVLTFKTFPAEIKGGYAMYQFRVSAEEILSHGDTFNIVVVLNAEAYEINKGLLKPGNVLVYDGPDGGIDPKPVEGVVQYAIPMTKISKVDLASPISKNMVALGAVVQLFSFPMDSLVELVRNKFRKKGEEIVNINLKALEAGAEYVRSNIKKTDKFTVHPKKPEGDAILLSGNEAIGLGALVAGCEFFSCYPITPATEIAIWLAKHLPKTNGVVVQAEDEIASLGHVIGASYAGAKAMTGTSGPGLDLMTELLGFASMAELPLVIADVQRGGPSTGLPTKSEQSDLFLAARGGHGDFPRIVLATATIEDCFYLTVDAFNLAEKYQMPVIILSDGSLAFRTEKIKRPDLAKLNIINREVYSGNGEFKRYEVTDSGISAVSLPGHPGGQYIATGLEHSETAAPKYSPDYHAMMTEKRFRKIENIEDEYAASEYDGNGDEDIGIISWGLTQCSVREAVKRCRDKGLKVSALYPKLVFPVPVKAIRKFASSVKKVLMPEVNYQGQFAELVRAHAGINPIRYDIYGGLPFTPEQIEAKIKEVI